From a single Desulfatirhabdium butyrativorans DSM 18734 genomic region:
- the nadD gene encoding nicotinate-nucleotide adenylyltransferase: MRIALFGGSFDPIHCGHLTAARRMIERCGMDRIVLIPAALPPHKRGRQIASVADRRAMIDLAIGSDPDILVSDIEILREGPSYTIDTIENLLAAYPCTDSLYLAMGSDAFVELDTWRDWERIPALVSILVLKRPSVETPGNLVDDRVERYLRDVLGYGAPEQGGAQPEVWHHRVWLPVRVAAIDAMHVSSSDIRQRIRNGESIRDLVPPAVERYIAEKGLYRP; the protein is encoded by the coding sequence ATGCGCATTGCCTTGTTCGGGGGAAGTTTCGATCCGATTCATTGCGGTCATCTCACTGCCGCAAGGCGGATGATCGAGCGGTGCGGGATGGATCGGATCGTGCTGATTCCCGCCGCGCTCCCGCCGCACAAGCGCGGCCGGCAAATAGCTTCCGTTGCGGATCGCAGGGCGATGATCGATCTGGCGATCGGTTCGGATCCAGACATCCTGGTATCCGACATCGAGATCCTCCGGGAAGGCCCATCCTACACCATCGACACCATCGAAAACCTGCTGGCCGCATATCCGTGCACAGACAGCCTCTATCTGGCAATGGGCAGCGATGCCTTTGTCGAACTGGATACCTGGCGAGACTGGGAACGCATTCCGGCGCTCGTATCGATTCTGGTGCTGAAACGGCCATCGGTTGAAACTCCGGGAAACTTGGTGGACGATCGTGTGGAGCGCTATCTGCGGGATGTGCTGGGCTATGGCGCTCCGGAGCAGGGCGGGGCGCAGCCAGAGGTGTGGCATCACCGGGTCTGGCTGCCGGTGCGCGTCGCCGCAATCGATGCGATGCACGTTTCCTCATCGGATATCCGGCAGCGAATCCGAAACGGGGAATCTATCCGGGATCTCGTTCCGCCGGCAGTTGAACGCTATATTGCAGAAAAAGGACTTTACCGACCATGA
- a CDS encoding PstS family phosphate ABC transporter substrate-binding protein has protein sequence MKIRSSIVLLALLLVAAAAMAVDLDPKLPAYTKVSGISGNLKSIGSDTLNNLMTLWSEGYRSQYPAVKIEIEGKGSSTAPPALIEGTAQFGPMSREMKSKEIESFEKKYGYKPSRIRAAVDSLAVFVHKDNPIQSLTLQQVDAIFSKNRKGGYGKDIVTWGDLGLTGEWKDKPISLYGRNSASGTYGYFKEVALFEGDYKDSVKEQPGSSAVVQGVATDKYGIGYSGVGYKTADVRTVPLAKAEGKKAFDANAENAYSGDYPLARFLYVYVNKNPNQALDPLRAEFIKFVFSKQGQQIVIKDGFYPVTQNLAQEDLKALGIH, from the coding sequence ATGAAAATTCGTTCATCCATCGTTCTACTGGCGCTTCTGCTTGTTGCCGCTGCGGCCATGGCCGTCGATCTGGACCCAAAACTGCCGGCCTATACCAAGGTGAGCGGCATTTCCGGAAATCTGAAATCCATCGGCTCGGACACACTCAACAATTTGATGACGCTCTGGAGCGAGGGGTACCGTTCCCAGTATCCGGCGGTCAAGATCGAAATCGAAGGGAAAGGTTCCTCCACGGCCCCGCCCGCCCTTATCGAGGGCACCGCTCAATTCGGTCCGATGTCCCGGGAAATGAAATCCAAGGAAATCGAGTCGTTCGAGAAGAAATACGGCTACAAGCCTTCCCGAATTCGGGCAGCCGTCGATTCCCTCGCTGTCTTCGTCCACAAGGACAACCCCATCCAGTCCCTGACGCTCCAACAAGTGGATGCCATCTTTTCGAAAAACCGCAAAGGCGGCTATGGCAAGGATATCGTGACCTGGGGAGATTTGGGTCTTACCGGTGAGTGGAAGGACAAACCCATTTCCCTCTACGGCCGAAATTCGGCATCCGGCACCTATGGCTATTTCAAGGAGGTCGCCCTGTTCGAAGGCGATTACAAGGATTCCGTCAAGGAACAGCCGGGTTCATCCGCCGTGGTCCAGGGCGTTGCAACGGACAAATACGGCATCGGTTATTCCGGCGTCGGATACAAGACGGCGGATGTGCGGACCGTGCCGCTGGCAAAGGCCGAGGGCAAGAAGGCGTTTGATGCCAATGCCGAAAACGCCTATAGTGGGGACTACCCGCTTGCCCGGTTCCTCTATGTCTATGTCAACAAGAACCCGAATCAGGCGCTCGATCCGCTTCGGGCCGAGTTCATCAAATTCGTGTTCAGCAAGCAGGGCCAGCAAATCGTGATCAAGGACGGTTTCTATCCCGTCACGCAGAATCTGGCCCAGGAAGATCTGAAAGCGCTGGGAATTCACTAA
- a CDS encoding ABC transporter permease subunit, with product MWWRGKYDYDYDNDNDNDNDNDNDNDNDNDSSGCGGEGDGFFTKNTMTANLRMKKSVRKTVLWADRLADRVITIGGISVIVAVLGILVFLVVEVMPLFSGAKILASSRHTLAEPPKTVLASGMDEYHTLVYLVLPEGRIRVIHADTGKELEAVPIKPEGSVIRCAAEAMDRENLAIGYSDGKVRMVDLRFDVLVLSESDLPAGLARLDDMDQTDGKTVYRKIPGGQIRAVRFDPQIEEPVSLDPSGQPITAIAFQTGGKAERKTLALVTRMDDGHLNFNRIEQRMNLMTGHMKSDVENIALPELPGDVDLFAMCLSEQADTLLIAAKDGRLFRYNLQNTAHPVLAETVRVVSGGVKLSALQNLVGGQAVLVGGDDGSLRLFFPINEATMGTPDQRVMVEARRFEKLSGAVVQISPASRGKTFAVSASDGDVRVIHATSRKTLLNVHASASAYPIATILSPRMDAVFTVFRDGETDWVTFSAPHPETDFASLFERVWYEGYPAPSFTWQSSSGSDSFESKLSLVPLIFGSVKAAVYSLIFAVPIAILAAIYTSEFVHPKVRGVLKPTMEIMASIPSVVLGFIAALVLAPVVENWIAAVILTFILVPVLLFVASLAWQWVPQYLSIRLGGGMRMLGAAAVFALAVLISMKGFAAFETSFFGGDFKTWLTQPPRQATAFLFLLFFPLSALAVGILYNRFLNFWLVRLYACTSIQTARIYDLIRWVALAIVTAGFDLLLAWAAAAMGFDARGSLVGTYVQRNTLIVGFAMGFAVIPIVFSIAEDALNAVPNHLRAASLACGATRWQTVRYVVLPAAMSGVFSAVMIGLGRAVGETMIVVMAAGNTPIMDWNIFNGLRSLSATIAVELPEAVKGGTLYRVLFLSALVLFAMTFLINTVAEIVRLRFRKRAAQL from the coding sequence TTGTGGTGGAGAGGGAAGTACGATTACGATTACGACAACGACAACGACAACGATAACGACAACGATAACGACAACGACAACGACAACGACTCTTCTGGATGTGGGGGAGAGGGAGATGGTTTTTTCACGAAAAACACCATGACTGCAAATCTTCGTATGAAAAAATCGGTTCGAAAAACGGTCCTGTGGGCCGATCGGCTGGCGGACCGGGTCATTACCATCGGCGGAATATCGGTGATTGTCGCCGTCCTGGGGATCCTCGTTTTCCTCGTCGTGGAGGTGATGCCCCTGTTTTCCGGCGCCAAAATTCTGGCCAGCAGCCGTCACACCCTTGCCGAACCGCCAAAGACCGTTCTTGCATCCGGCATGGACGAATACCACACCCTCGTCTACCTGGTCCTTCCCGAAGGCCGTATCCGGGTGATCCATGCCGACACCGGAAAGGAGCTGGAAGCCGTTCCCATCAAACCGGAGGGGAGCGTCATCCGTTGCGCAGCGGAGGCGATGGATCGGGAAAACCTTGCCATCGGCTATTCCGACGGGAAAGTCCGCATGGTCGATCTGCGCTTTGATGTGCTGGTGCTTTCGGAAAGTGATCTCCCGGCAGGGCTTGCCCGGCTGGACGACATGGACCAGACCGATGGAAAAACGGTGTATCGGAAGATACCCGGCGGGCAGATCCGAGCCGTCCGTTTCGATCCGCAAATCGAAGAGCCCGTATCCCTGGACCCCTCGGGTCAGCCGATCACGGCCATCGCGTTTCAAACCGGCGGGAAGGCCGAGCGGAAAACGCTGGCCCTCGTCACCCGGATGGACGATGGGCATCTGAACTTCAACCGGATCGAGCAGCGGATGAATTTGATGACCGGCCACATGAAATCGGATGTGGAAAACATCGCGCTTCCGGAGCTGCCCGGGGATGTCGATCTGTTTGCGATGTGTCTGTCCGAGCAGGCCGATACCCTGCTGATTGCCGCCAAAGACGGGCGGCTGTTCCGGTACAATCTGCAGAATACGGCGCATCCGGTTCTTGCGGAAACCGTTCGGGTGGTCTCCGGCGGGGTAAAGCTGAGCGCCCTGCAAAACCTGGTGGGCGGTCAGGCCGTGCTGGTCGGCGGCGATGACGGCTCGCTGCGGTTGTTTTTTCCGATCAACGAAGCGACCATGGGAACGCCGGATCAGCGGGTGATGGTGGAAGCGAGGCGTTTCGAGAAGCTCTCCGGGGCCGTTGTGCAGATCAGTCCGGCATCCCGGGGAAAGACATTTGCCGTTTCCGCTTCGGACGGGGATGTGCGCGTGATCCATGCGACCAGCCGGAAAACGCTGTTGAACGTCCATGCAAGCGCTTCGGCCTATCCAATTGCAACGATCCTCTCTCCCCGGATGGATGCGGTATTTACGGTGTTTCGGGATGGTGAGACCGATTGGGTCACGTTTTCCGCTCCGCATCCGGAAACCGATTTTGCCTCCCTCTTCGAGCGGGTATGGTACGAAGGGTATCCGGCACCCAGCTTCACCTGGCAGTCTTCCTCCGGCAGTGACTCCTTCGAATCGAAGCTCAGTCTCGTGCCGCTCATTTTCGGCTCTGTCAAGGCCGCCGTGTATTCCCTGATTTTTGCCGTACCCATTGCGATTCTGGCAGCCATCTACACATCCGAATTCGTCCATCCCAAAGTCCGCGGTGTGCTGAAGCCGACCATGGAAATCATGGCCTCCATCCCGTCCGTCGTTCTCGGTTTCATTGCAGCCCTGGTGTTGGCTCCTGTTGTCGAGAACTGGATTGCCGCCGTCATCCTCACCTTTATTCTGGTTCCCGTATTGCTGTTTGTCGCAAGCCTTGCATGGCAGTGGGTGCCGCAATACCTTTCCATTCGTCTGGGCGGAGGAATGCGGATGCTGGGCGCCGCTGCGGTTTTCGCTCTGGCGGTTCTGATCTCGATGAAAGGCTTCGCTGCTTTCGAAACCTCCTTTTTCGGTGGGGATTTCAAAACCTGGCTGACTCAGCCGCCGAGACAGGCAACGGCATTTCTCTTTCTGCTGTTTTTTCCCTTGAGCGCGCTTGCCGTCGGCATATTGTACAACCGGTTCCTGAATTTCTGGCTGGTTCGCCTGTATGCCTGCACATCGATCCAGACCGCCCGGATATACGATCTGATTCGCTGGGTGGCGCTGGCCATCGTTACGGCGGGGTTCGATCTGCTGCTTGCCTGGGCTGCAGCCGCAATGGGCTTCGATGCCCGCGGCTCGCTGGTCGGCACCTACGTGCAGCGCAATACCCTCATTGTCGGGTTTGCCATGGGCTTTGCCGTCATTCCCATCGTCTTTTCCATCGCAGAGGATGCCTTGAATGCCGTGCCCAATCATCTTCGGGCGGCAAGCCTTGCCTGCGGGGCCACCCGATGGCAGACGGTCCGCTACGTCGTGTTGCCTGCCGCCATGAGCGGCGTCTTTTCGGCCGTCATGATCGGTCTTGGGCGCGCCGTCGGAGAGACGATGATCGTGGTGATGGCTGCAGGCAACACCCCGATCATGGACTGGAACATCTTCAACGGGCTGCGCTCCCTCTCGGCTACCATCGCCGTCGAATTGCCCGAAGCGGTCAAGGGCGGGACCCTGTACCGGGTGCTGTTCCTGTCGGCCCTCGTCCTCTTTGCCATGACGTTTCTGATCAATACGGTTGCCGAAATCGTTCGCCTGCGGTTTCGCAAACGTGCGGCGCAGTTATAG
- the pstA gene encoding phosphate ABC transporter permease PstA gives MSIFKSRNSSRSVFETGCNLTAQGEPFVWSMAGGLTIGILMIVAFIGLILWNGSIAFFPGPIRVLHLKNGRILAGEPVRSETYRIARSQIDQLPEDIRQKIVERKGFSHRWLYKTGNFDLYNDDYRWVDDDEVARMETPADMVMVERLEWGPFVGKIQSLQLGQEQIGAEDEIFGRIGAEIRAAAARLQAIRTIERDRIGDINHGMEAARLALRKAMMKAGAAPSEIDAAKARHDAIMTRLQKTYDGLEKEVDARKTEDGRYRIVLADVEGRTKEMAISQIVRLYRPNALSLAGKLGVYFQRWWELVSAEPREANTEGGIFPAIFGTLVMTLLMVVVVAPFGVMAALYLREYAKQGVLVSAVRICVNNLAGVPSIVYGVFGLGFFAYTVGGFVDRLLFPERLPNPTFGTGGLLWAALTLALLTVPVVIVATEEALSAVPDSLREGSLACGASRWQTIKYVVLPKAMPGILTGLILAMARGAGEVAPLMLVGVVKLAPALPIDGHFPYLHLERSFMHLAFHIFDVGFQSRNSEAGKPMVFVATLILVGMIAILNATAIYVRNRLKRKYMTGHF, from the coding sequence ATGTCGATTTTCAAGAGCCGCAACTCCAGCCGATCCGTGTTTGAAACCGGCTGCAACCTTACCGCCCAGGGCGAGCCCTTCGTCTGGAGCATGGCAGGCGGCCTGACCATCGGCATCCTGATGATCGTCGCCTTTATCGGCCTGATTCTCTGGAATGGCAGTATCGCCTTTTTCCCGGGGCCGATCCGGGTGCTGCACCTCAAAAACGGGCGCATTCTGGCCGGGGAGCCGGTCCGAAGCGAAACCTACCGGATTGCCCGAAGCCAGATCGATCAACTGCCGGAAGACATCCGGCAGAAGATTGTCGAGAGAAAAGGCTTTTCCCATCGCTGGTTGTACAAAACCGGCAATTTTGATCTCTACAATGACGATTACCGATGGGTGGACGACGATGAAGTCGCTCGCATGGAAACGCCTGCAGATATGGTTATGGTGGAGCGGCTGGAATGGGGGCCATTTGTCGGCAAGATTCAAAGCCTGCAGCTTGGGCAGGAGCAAATCGGCGCGGAGGACGAGATTTTCGGGCGGATCGGCGCCGAAATCCGTGCGGCTGCGGCGCGGCTTCAGGCGATTCGAACCATCGAGCGGGATCGCATTGGAGACATCAATCACGGGATGGAAGCCGCAAGGCTCGCGCTCCGAAAGGCGATGATGAAAGCGGGGGCGGCTCCATCCGAAATCGATGCGGCCAAAGCCCGGCACGATGCGATCATGACCCGACTGCAGAAAACCTACGACGGGCTGGAAAAAGAAGTTGATGCGCGTAAAACTGAAGATGGCCGCTACCGGATCGTTCTGGCGGATGTGGAAGGCAGGACAAAAGAGATGGCGATATCCCAGATCGTCCGGCTCTATCGGCCGAACGCCCTGTCGCTGGCCGGAAAACTCGGCGTCTATTTCCAGCGGTGGTGGGAGCTGGTGAGCGCCGAGCCGCGCGAAGCCAATACCGAGGGCGGGATTTTTCCGGCCATTTTCGGAACGCTTGTCATGACGCTCTTGATGGTCGTCGTCGTCGCCCCTTTCGGTGTCATGGCGGCGCTGTACCTTCGGGAATATGCGAAACAGGGTGTTCTGGTATCGGCCGTTCGCATCTGCGTGAACAACCTTGCAGGTGTCCCGTCCATCGTATACGGGGTTTTCGGATTGGGTTTTTTCGCCTACACCGTCGGCGGATTTGTGGATCGGCTCCTGTTTCCCGAAAGGCTTCCCAACCCCACCTTCGGCACGGGCGGGCTGTTGTGGGCCGCTCTGACGCTGGCGCTTCTGACGGTGCCCGTAGTGATCGTCGCCACGGAGGAGGCGCTATCCGCCGTTCCCGATTCGCTCCGGGAGGGATCGCTCGCATGTGGTGCTTCCCGCTGGCAGACGATCAAATATGTTGTGCTGCCCAAGGCCATGCCCGGCATTCTGACCGGTCTCATTCTGGCGATGGCGCGCGGGGCAGGGGAGGTTGCGCCGCTGATGCTGGTCGGGGTCGTGAAACTGGCGCCAGCCCTTCCCATCGACGGGCATTTCCCGTACCTGCATCTGGAGAGAAGTTTCATGCACCTGGCGTTTCATATCTTCGATGTGGGTTTTCAATCCCGAAATTCCGAGGCCGGAAAACCGATGGTGTTTGTGGCCACGCTGATTCTCGTCGGGATGATCGCGATTCTGAACGCAACGGCCATCTATGTGCGGAACCGGTTGAAACGCAAATACATGACGGGCCATTTTTAA
- the rsfS gene encoding ribosome silencing factor, with amino-acid sequence MMMNDPLLSACIRAAQGKKAFDILVMDMRALTSIADYYILCSARSSRQVAAIAEHVLGELRNERFRPIGLEGTTENHWVLIDYGDVVFHIFYEPVRKVYNLEGLWRDAPAERIDDVNGEFEPEGEGDEND; translated from the coding sequence ATGATGATGAACGATCCGCTGCTTTCGGCCTGCATTCGGGCGGCACAGGGGAAAAAAGCCTTCGATATTCTCGTGATGGACATGCGGGCGCTGACATCGATCGCCGATTATTACATTCTGTGCAGCGCCCGATCGAGCCGGCAGGTCGCCGCCATTGCGGAGCATGTCCTGGGAGAGCTCCGGAACGAGCGCTTCCGGCCGATCGGTCTGGAAGGGACCACGGAAAACCATTGGGTCCTGATCGATTACGGGGATGTGGTCTTTCATATTTTTTACGAACCCGTCCGGAAGGTGTATAACCTGGAAGGGTTGTGGCGGGATGCACCAGCCGAGCGGATCGACGATGTGAACGGAGAATTCGAGCCCGAAGGAGAAGGTGATGAAAACGACTGA
- a CDS encoding glutamate-5-semialdehyde dehydrogenase translates to MGIETDIRRMAEQAREASRAIAVAPGEQKNDLLRRMAHRIAAASGELMAANAKDIVYAREHGLSAAMIDRLTIRENTIQAMIRGLDEVAALPDPVGEIVKQWMRPNGLHVSRVRIPLGVIAIIYESRPNVTIDAASLCLKSGNAVILRGGSEALHSNTVLADIIGQSLADTGLPREAAQVIPIRDRAAVTELLKLEEWIDVVIPRGGESLIRFVVENSRIPVLKHYKGVCHIFVDRDADFEMALAVCLNAKVQRPGVCNAMETLLIHQDAAPVFLPIVVSALRKAGVACRGCERTLAIIPDMHPATEEDWYTEYNDLILSIRIVQDLDAAIAHIGRYGSHHTDAILTTDEAHARRFLQEVDSSVVLVNASTRFNDGGELGLGAEIGISTTKLHAFGPMGLEELTATKFVVQGNGQIRV, encoded by the coding sequence ATGGGCATCGAAACGGACATCCGCCGGATGGCGGAGCAGGCGAGGGAGGCATCGCGAGCGATTGCCGTTGCGCCGGGCGAACAGAAAAACGATCTGCTGCGCCGGATGGCTCATCGGATTGCGGCGGCCTCGGGCGAATTGATGGCCGCCAATGCGAAGGACATCGTCTATGCCCGGGAACATGGGCTTTCTGCGGCCATGATCGATCGGCTCACCATCCGGGAAAACACCATCCAGGCGATGATCAGGGGCCTCGATGAGGTGGCGGCTCTGCCCGATCCGGTCGGGGAAATTGTCAAGCAATGGATGCGGCCCAACGGGCTTCATGTTTCCCGCGTACGCATCCCGCTGGGGGTGATCGCCATCATCTATGAATCCCGCCCGAACGTCACGATCGATGCGGCATCGCTTTGTCTCAAATCCGGCAATGCCGTCATCCTGCGCGGCGGCAGCGAAGCGCTGCATTCGAACACCGTCCTGGCCGATATCATCGGTCAAAGCCTTGCCGATACGGGACTTCCCAGGGAGGCGGCCCAGGTGATCCCCATTCGGGACAGGGCCGCAGTCACCGAGCTGCTCAAACTCGAAGAGTGGATCGATGTCGTCATTCCACGAGGCGGGGAGAGCCTCATCCGCTTTGTGGTCGAGAATTCCCGGATTCCGGTTCTCAAACACTACAAAGGGGTATGCCATATTTTCGTGGATCGGGATGCCGATTTCGAAATGGCGCTTGCGGTTTGCCTCAACGCCAAGGTCCAGCGGCCGGGCGTGTGCAACGCCATGGAGACCCTGCTGATCCACCAGGATGCTGCGCCGGTGTTCCTGCCGATTGTCGTCAGCGCCCTGCGGAAGGCCGGGGTTGCATGCCGCGGCTGCGAGAGGACGCTCGCCATCATCCCGGACATGCATCCGGCGACGGAAGAGGACTGGTACACGGAATACAACGACCTGATCCTTTCCATCCGCATCGTGCAGGACCTGGATGCGGCCATCGCGCACATCGGGCGCTACGGCTCCCATCATACCGATGCCATCCTCACGACGGATGAAGCCCATGCCAGGCGGTTTCTGCAGGAAGTCGATTCTTCGGTCGTTCTGGTCAATGCATCCACCCGGTTCAACGATGGGGGCGAGCTTGGCCTCGGGGCCGAGATCGGCATCAGCACCACCAAACTGCATGCCTTCGGCCCCATGGGGCTCGAGGAATTGACGGCGACCAAATTTGTCGTCCAGGGAAACGGGCAGATTCGGGTGTAG
- the gpmI gene encoding 2,3-bisphosphoglycerate-independent phosphoglycerate mutase codes for MKTTDRVCMLMILDGCGIRPQRENNAIAMAKTPNLDALKARYPHTQLLASGEAVGLPGGIMGNSEVGHLNIGAGRIVYQDLMRINVAIRDRSFFENPVLKATLQTIRSTKGSRLHLMGLVSNGGVHSDIQHLFALLDMARQNSIQQVFVHAILDGRDTPPDSGMGFVKQLKEHICKHNYGDIASVCGRFYAMDRDKRWDRIEKAYRLYTQGTGTPETDPVEAVKRAYGRGETDEFVTPVAIADKGGHPIGVLQDGDGVIFFNFRADRAREISSALALPEAGDIPFDRSSMPALSTYVCMTRYDEHFPFPVAFGPEHLRDILGEVVSREGIRQLRIAETEKYAHVTYFFNGGEEKPFDLEDRCLIPSPRDVPTYDYKPEMSAPAVAEEVLKRLESRQYGLVVLNFANMDMVGHTGILPAAIRAVETVDGCVGKIADCIRSMGGVLMVTADHGNAETMVDENGTPHTAHTLNPVPFILVDETRIGAKLREGILADIAPTILQVMGIHQPSAMTGKSLLGQ; via the coding sequence ATGAAAACGACTGATCGTGTATGCATGCTGATGATCCTGGACGGGTGCGGTATTCGCCCGCAACGGGAAAACAACGCCATCGCAATGGCAAAAACGCCGAACCTCGATGCGCTGAAGGCCCGTTACCCCCATACGCAGCTTCTGGCCTCCGGCGAGGCGGTCGGACTCCCCGGGGGGATCATGGGCAATTCCGAAGTCGGCCATCTGAACATCGGCGCAGGCAGGATCGTCTACCAGGATCTGATGCGGATCAATGTGGCCATCCGGGATCGGTCCTTTTTCGAAAACCCCGTGCTGAAGGCCACGCTGCAAACCATCCGTTCGACGAAAGGATCGCGGCTGCACCTGATGGGGCTGGTGTCGAACGGCGGGGTGCACAGCGACATCCAGCATCTGTTCGCCCTGCTCGATATGGCGCGGCAGAACAGTATTCAACAGGTATTCGTTCATGCGATCCTGGATGGCCGTGATACCCCACCGGACAGCGGTATGGGTTTTGTCAAGCAGCTCAAGGAGCATATCTGCAAGCACAATTACGGCGATATCGCATCGGTCTGCGGCAGGTTTTATGCCATGGATCGGGACAAGCGCTGGGACCGGATCGAAAAAGCCTACCGGCTCTACACCCAGGGGACGGGGACGCCGGAAACCGACCCGGTCGAAGCGGTAAAAAGGGCTTACGGCCGCGGGGAGACCGATGAATTCGTCACGCCTGTCGCCATTGCGGACAAGGGCGGCCATCCGATCGGCGTCCTTCAGGATGGGGATGGGGTGATCTTTTTCAATTTTCGTGCGGATCGGGCAAGGGAAATTTCGTCGGCGCTCGCCCTGCCTGAAGCCGGGGACATCCCCTTCGACCGCTCTTCCATGCCAGCCCTGAGCACCTATGTCTGCATGACCCGGTATGACGAGCATTTCCCGTTCCCGGTCGCTTTCGGTCCGGAACATCTCAGGGATATTCTGGGCGAGGTGGTGAGCCGTGAGGGTATCCGGCAACTGCGGATCGCGGAAACCGAAAAATATGCCCATGTGACCTATTTTTTCAACGGCGGTGAGGAAAAGCCATTCGATCTCGAGGATCGGTGCCTCATTCCCTCTCCGCGGGATGTGCCGACCTATGATTACAAACCCGAAATGAGCGCTCCAGCCGTTGCGGAGGAAGTGTTGAAGCGGCTCGAAAGCCGGCAATATGGCCTGGTTGTGCTGAATTTCGCCAATATGGACATGGTCGGGCATACGGGCATTCTGCCGGCGGCCATCCGGGCGGTGGAAACCGTGGACGGCTGTGTCGGTAAAATCGCCGATTGCATCCGTTCCATGGGCGGGGTCCTGATGGTCACGGCGGACCATGGGAATGCCGAAACCATGGTGGATGAAAACGGCACCCCCCACACGGCGCATACCCTGAACCCGGTTCCCTTCATCCTGGTGGACGAAACCCGGATCGGCGCGAAGCTCCGGGAAGGAATCCTCGCCGATATCGCACCGACCATCCTGCAGGTGATGGGTATCCATCAGCCTTCGGCCATGACCGGGAAGTCGCTGTTGGGGCAGTGA
- the pstB gene encoding phosphate ABC transporter ATP-binding protein PstB — MAESVSLQPGTEKTFYHPQKGAEPPILEIDNFNLWYGEKQALFNNTISVEKGLVTALVGPSGCGKSTLLRSLNRMNDLIEGLRISGQVRLDGQNIFDPQIDVIALRKRMGMVFQKPNPFPMTIFDNVAYPLRVDGVRDRNVLRETAERSLMAAALWDEVKDRLKDNALGMSGGQQQRLCIARAIAADPEVLLMDEPCSALDPLATSKIEDLVNELRGRYTIIIVTHNMQQAARVSDNTVFMYLGRIIEYGKTDTIFTKPRSQRTQDYVTGRFG, encoded by the coding sequence ATGGCAGAAAGCGTTTCGCTTCAACCCGGCACGGAGAAGACCTTCTATCATCCACAGAAAGGCGCCGAGCCGCCGATTCTCGAAATCGACAATTTCAACCTCTGGTACGGGGAGAAGCAGGCCCTGTTCAACAACACCATTTCGGTCGAAAAAGGGCTCGTCACGGCGTTGGTCGGGCCTTCCGGGTGCGGCAAGTCCACGCTGCTCCGGTCGCTGAACCGGATGAACGATCTGATCGAGGGGCTTCGCATCTCCGGGCAGGTCCGGCTGGACGGGCAGAATATCTTCGATCCGCAGATCGATGTCATCGCCCTGCGGAAACGGATGGGCATGGTATTTCAAAAACCCAATCCGTTTCCGATGACGATTTTTGACAATGTGGCCTACCCCCTCAGGGTGGATGGGGTGCGGGACCGCAATGTGCTGCGGGAAACGGCGGAGCGATCCCTGATGGCCGCAGCCCTCTGGGATGAGGTCAAGGACAGGCTGAAGGACAATGCCCTGGGGATGTCGGGCGGTCAGCAGCAGCGATTGTGCATTGCCCGGGCCATTGCAGCGGATCCCGAGGTGCTCCTGATGGACGAGCCCTGCTCTGCACTCGATCCCCTGGCTACGTCCAAAATCGAAGACCTCGTCAACGAATTGCGGGGCCGCTATACGATCATCATCGTGACGCACAACATGCAGCAGGCAGCCCGGGTATCGGACAATACCGTGTTCATGTATCTGGGCCGAATCATCGAATACGGAAAAACCGATACCATTTTCACCAAACCGAGAAGCCAGCGGACCCAGGACTATGTCACGGGCCGTTTCGGATGA